One window from the genome of Acuticoccus sp. I52.16.1 encodes:
- a CDS encoding phosphoribosyltransferase produces the protein MSAPSVLPHEVWQTLYPPGTFAVGAGVEFDTVYPATLPDGRQIALPIRALPDSGGSRAVASLIIHQAAFAVEDALADVMAERLAPFAPDVVVSVPSLGLTLGQAVARRLGHSRLVALGTTRKFWYDMELSEPSSSISSARAPKMLYLDPRMRPLLEGRRIALVDDVVSTGSSLGSVLRLLAKAEVTPCALAVAMTQTDRWRALPELAAAGLGDRVVSAFATPPLVRTPSGLWRAETSVHGQDALPAAPAG, from the coding sequence GTGAGCGCGCCCTCGGTCCTGCCGCACGAGGTGTGGCAGACGCTCTACCCTCCGGGGACGTTCGCCGTCGGCGCCGGCGTGGAGTTCGACACGGTCTACCCCGCGACGCTGCCGGACGGGCGGCAGATCGCGCTGCCCATCCGCGCCCTGCCGGACAGCGGCGGCAGCCGGGCCGTCGCCTCGCTGATCATCCACCAGGCCGCCTTCGCGGTGGAGGACGCGCTCGCCGACGTGATGGCCGAGCGGCTCGCCCCTTTCGCGCCGGACGTCGTCGTCTCGGTCCCGTCGCTGGGGCTGACGCTGGGGCAGGCGGTGGCACGGCGGCTCGGCCACTCGCGCCTGGTCGCGCTCGGGACCACGCGCAAGTTCTGGTACGACATGGAGCTGTCCGAGCCCTCGTCGTCGATCTCCAGCGCCCGCGCGCCCAAGATGCTCTACCTCGACCCGCGCATGCGCCCGCTGCTGGAAGGCCGCCGGATCGCGCTGGTGGACGACGTGGTGAGCACCGGATCGTCGCTCGGCTCGGTGCTGCGGCTCCTGGCCAAGGCGGAGGTGACACCCTGCGCCCTGGCCGTGGCGATGACCCAGACGGACCGCTGGCGCGCCCTGCCGGAGCTGGCGGCGGCCGGACTGGGCGATCGCGTCGTCTCCGCCTTCGCGACGCCGCCGCTGGTGCGCACCCCCTCCGGTCTCTGGCGCGCCGAGACGTCCGTGCACGGGCAGGACGCCCTCCCCGCGGCGCCGGCGGGCTAG
- a CDS encoding long-chain-fatty-acid--CoA ligase: MKGMMMNRPLRIADILTFAAEVYPDSEIVSVRCEGDVHRTTYAQTTGRVAQLAHALQGLGVEFGDRVATLAWNGYRHFELYYAISGIGSICHTINPRLPAEQMTYIVDHAQDKVLFVDLTFVPILEKLKNQLPASLTYVIMTDRAHMPENSLGALCYEELLEGQPTSIDWPEFDENTAAGLCYTSGTTGDPKGALYTHRSMVMHTLIVPISMPGVFAPGHRLMPVVPLFHVNAWGTPYTAPITGCSLIFPGPKLDGPSVYELMDAEKVRSAWGVPTVWLGLLNEIDKRGRKPEGFGHLVVGGSAAPRPMVEKFENLGVDVCHAWGMTEMSPIGTTGTQIASMDDWPKDKLLDWKSRQGRRVYGVDFKIVDEDGKRLPHDGKTVGELHVRGNTVVAGYYKNADATAKAMDAEGWFGTGDVAHISPDGVLTITDRAKDLIKSGGEWISSLDLENIVMGHPKVANCAVVAVPHPKWDERPLLVVTPAGDPPTKAELIDLLSQHLAKWQLPDDVVFVTELPLTATGKVSKLTLRQNFKDYELPGEKAAAS; the protein is encoded by the coding sequence ATGAAGGGTATGATGATGAACCGTCCGCTCCGGATCGCGGACATTCTGACCTTCGCCGCCGAGGTCTATCCGGACAGCGAGATCGTCTCGGTCCGTTGCGAGGGGGACGTCCACCGCACGACCTACGCGCAGACGACCGGCCGCGTCGCCCAGCTGGCGCACGCGCTCCAGGGCCTGGGCGTGGAGTTCGGCGATCGCGTCGCCACCCTCGCCTGGAACGGCTACCGCCATTTCGAGCTTTACTACGCCATCTCCGGCATCGGATCGATCTGCCACACCATCAACCCGCGCCTGCCCGCCGAGCAGATGACGTACATCGTCGACCACGCGCAGGATAAGGTGCTCTTCGTCGACCTCACCTTCGTGCCGATCCTGGAGAAGCTGAAGAACCAGCTGCCGGCGAGCCTCACCTACGTCATCATGACCGACCGGGCGCACATGCCCGAGAATTCCCTCGGCGCGCTATGCTACGAGGAACTGCTGGAGGGGCAGCCGACCAGCATCGACTGGCCCGAGTTCGACGAGAACACCGCCGCGGGCCTGTGCTACACCTCCGGCACCACGGGCGACCCCAAGGGTGCGCTCTATACCCACCGGTCCATGGTGATGCACACCCTGATCGTGCCGATCTCCATGCCGGGCGTCTTCGCGCCGGGACATCGGCTGATGCCGGTCGTGCCGCTCTTCCACGTCAATGCCTGGGGGACGCCCTATACCGCGCCGATCACCGGCTGCTCGCTGATCTTCCCGGGCCCGAAGCTCGACGGGCCCAGCGTCTACGAGCTGATGGACGCCGAGAAGGTCCGCTCCGCCTGGGGCGTGCCGACCGTATGGCTCGGCTTGCTGAACGAGATCGACAAGCGAGGCAGGAAGCCGGAGGGGTTCGGCCACCTCGTCGTCGGCGGGTCGGCGGCGCCGCGGCCCATGGTGGAGAAGTTCGAGAACCTCGGCGTCGACGTGTGCCACGCCTGGGGCATGACCGAGATGAGCCCGATCGGGACCACCGGAACGCAGATCGCCTCGATGGACGATTGGCCGAAGGACAAGTTGCTCGACTGGAAGTCGCGTCAGGGCCGCCGCGTCTACGGCGTGGACTTCAAGATCGTCGACGAGGACGGCAAGCGCCTGCCGCACGACGGCAAGACGGTCGGCGAGCTTCACGTGCGCGGCAACACCGTCGTCGCCGGCTACTACAAGAACGCGGACGCCACCGCCAAGGCGATGGACGCGGAGGGATGGTTCGGCACCGGCGACGTCGCCCACATCTCGCCCGACGGCGTGTTGACGATCACCGACCGCGCCAAGGATCTCATCAAGTCCGGCGGCGAGTGGATCTCCTCGCTGGACCTCGAGAACATCGTCATGGGTCACCCGAAGGTCGCCAATTGCGCGGTCGTGGCCGTGCCGCACCCCAAGTGGGACGAGCGGCCGCTGCTGGTGGTGACCCCCGCCGGCGACCCGCCGACCAAGGCCGAACTGATCGACTTGCTGTCGCAGCACCTCGCCAAGTGGCAGCTCCCGGACGACGTGGTCTTCGTGACCGAGTTGCCGCTGACGGCGACCGGCAAGGTCTCCAAGCTGACATTGCGTCAGAACTTCAAGGACTATGAGCTGCCGGGCGAGAAGGCCGCGGCGAGCTGA
- a CDS encoding ABC transporter ATP-binding protein: MSAADVLDRPEAATTAPILTVRGLNAYYGKSHVLQGVDLDVYPGEVVALLGRNGVGRSTTVKAIMGEVAPVGEVRFKGEVISGRPSHEIARAGLGYVPENRDIFPMMTVRQNLLLGIKNVRRPGRWRVEQMLDMFPNLAARADTAAGVLSGGEKQMLTICRTLMGDPQLIMIDEPTEGLAPKIVQQVGGLIAEIAKAGVAILLVEQKLSIALKIAARVYVMGHGEIVYSGTPTDFAGRDDVRREWLEV; encoded by the coding sequence ATGAGCGCCGCCGACGTCCTCGACCGCCCCGAGGCGGCCACCACCGCCCCGATCCTCACCGTACGCGGCCTCAATGCCTACTACGGCAAGAGCCACGTGTTGCAGGGCGTCGACCTCGACGTCTATCCCGGGGAAGTGGTGGCGCTGCTGGGCCGCAACGGGGTGGGACGCTCCACCACGGTCAAGGCGATCATGGGCGAGGTCGCCCCGGTCGGCGAGGTGCGCTTCAAAGGCGAGGTCATCTCCGGCCGGCCCAGTCATGAGATCGCCCGCGCCGGCCTCGGCTACGTGCCGGAAAACCGCGACATCTTCCCGATGATGACGGTGCGCCAGAACCTCCTCCTCGGCATCAAGAACGTGCGCCGCCCCGGCCGCTGGCGCGTGGAGCAGATGCTCGACATGTTCCCCAACCTCGCCGCGCGGGCCGATACCGCGGCCGGCGTCCTCTCCGGCGGCGAGAAGCAGATGCTCACCATCTGCCGCACCTTGATGGGCGATCCGCAGCTCATCATGATCGACGAGCCGACCGAGGGGCTGGCCCCGAAGATCGTGCAGCAGGTGGGCGGCCTGATCGCCGAGATCGCCAAGGCCGGCGTCGCGATCCTCCTGGTGGAGCAGAAGCTGTCGATCGCGCTTAAGATCGCGGCCCGGGTCTACGTCATGGGTCACGGCGAGATCGTCTACTCCGGCACTCCGACCGACTTCGCCGGCCGTGACGACGTGCGGCGCGAGTGGCTGGAGGTCTGA
- a CDS encoding ABC transporter ATP-binding protein, whose translation MTAALEIVALKKNFGPAEIIRGVTLTIEQGERHAIIGPNGAGKSTLFNLVSGMFKPTSGEVRLNGERISGLAPHAVNRRGLSRSFQVSSVFTNMTVRENVRCAVLWSMGQRYAFWKSVRASKPVQEKTAAILAQVGLTDKANLPAALLPYADQRTLEIAITIAGGADVIMLDEPTAGMSHSETERAVALIEKATRGKTLLIVEHDMGVVFGLADRISVLCYGEIIATGRPDEIRGDPRVREAYLGDESDLEAAQ comes from the coding sequence ATGACCGCCGCGCTCGAGATCGTCGCCCTGAAGAAGAACTTCGGCCCGGCGGAGATCATCCGCGGCGTGACGCTGACCATCGAACAGGGCGAGAGGCACGCCATCATCGGCCCCAACGGCGCCGGCAAGTCGACCCTCTTCAACCTCGTCTCGGGCATGTTCAAGCCGACGTCGGGCGAGGTGCGGCTCAATGGGGAGCGCATCTCCGGCCTGGCGCCGCACGCGGTGAACCGGCGCGGCCTGTCGCGCTCGTTCCAGGTCTCCTCGGTCTTCACCAACATGACGGTGCGCGAGAACGTGCGCTGCGCGGTGCTGTGGTCGATGGGCCAGCGCTACGCGTTCTGGAAGAGCGTGCGCGCCTCCAAGCCGGTGCAGGAGAAGACGGCCGCGATCCTCGCCCAGGTCGGCCTGACGGACAAGGCCAACCTCCCCGCCGCCCTCCTCCCCTACGCCGACCAGCGCACGCTGGAGATCGCCATCACCATCGCCGGCGGCGCCGACGTCATCATGCTGGACGAGCCGACCGCGGGGATGAGCCACTCGGAGACCGAGCGCGCCGTCGCCCTGATCGAGAAGGCGACGCGCGGCAAGACCCTCCTCATCGTCGAGCATGACATGGGCGTCGTCTTCGGCCTCGCCGACCGCATCTCGGTGCTGTGCTACGGGGAGATCATCGCCACCGGCCGCCCGGACGAGATCCGCGGCGATCCCAGGGTGCGCGAGGCCTATCTCGGCGACGAGAGCGACCTGGAGGCCGCCCAATGA
- a CDS encoding NADP-dependent oxidoreductase codes for MPTPMERIVLAGRPQGSPTEADFRHEHTELRDPAEKEVAVETLYLSLDPYMRGRMDDAKSYAKPVDIGATMEGGTVGRVIATGSDRFAVGDLVVGQFGWATHGVLPANQVRKAATDYAPPSASLGVLGMPGFTGWYGLTELGRPKKGETLVVGAATGPVGQMVGQLGKALGMYVVGVAGGADKCRFAVEELGFDMCVDHRAQADTQAMRVALAEACPDGIDVYYENVGGKVLEAVMGLMNPFGRIPVCGMVAYYNLGGLGMGDAPGPNLLPRMWRTILVNKLNVHGFIIMDHWERYGDFLAEVGPMVKDGRIKYREDITEGLANAPAAFMAMLKGENFGKTVVQVAEDAA; via the coding sequence GTGCCCACACCCATGGAGCGGATCGTGCTCGCCGGCCGACCGCAGGGCTCGCCGACCGAAGCCGACTTCCGCCACGAACACACCGAGCTGCGCGACCCGGCCGAGAAGGAAGTCGCGGTCGAAACGCTGTATCTCTCGCTCGACCCCTACATGCGCGGGCGGATGGACGACGCGAAGTCCTACGCCAAGCCGGTCGACATCGGCGCGACGATGGAGGGCGGCACCGTCGGCCGGGTGATCGCCACCGGCTCGGACCGGTTCGCGGTGGGCGACCTCGTCGTCGGCCAGTTCGGCTGGGCGACGCACGGCGTGTTGCCGGCCAACCAGGTCCGCAAGGCGGCGACCGACTATGCGCCGCCGTCCGCCTCGCTCGGTGTCCTCGGCATGCCGGGCTTCACCGGCTGGTACGGCCTCACCGAGCTGGGCCGGCCGAAGAAGGGCGAGACGCTGGTCGTCGGCGCGGCGACGGGCCCGGTGGGGCAGATGGTCGGCCAACTCGGCAAGGCGCTCGGGATGTACGTCGTCGGCGTCGCCGGCGGGGCCGACAAGTGCCGCTTCGCGGTCGAGGAGCTGGGGTTCGACATGTGCGTCGACCACCGCGCGCAGGCCGATACGCAAGCGATGCGCGTCGCCCTCGCCGAGGCCTGCCCGGACGGGATCGACGTCTACTACGAGAACGTCGGCGGCAAGGTGCTGGAGGCGGTGATGGGGCTGATGAACCCCTTCGGCCGCATCCCGGTGTGCGGCATGGTCGCCTACTACAATCTCGGCGGGCTCGGCATGGGCGACGCGCCCGGACCCAACCTGTTGCCGCGCATGTGGCGCACCATCCTCGTCAACAAGCTGAACGTGCACGGCTTCATCATCATGGATCACTGGGAGCGCTACGGCGACTTCCTGGCCGAGGTCGGGCCGATGGTGAAGGACGGGCGCATCAAGTACCGCGAGGACATCACCGAGGGTCTCGCCAACGCGCCGGCCGCGTTCATGGCGATGCTGAAGGGCGAGAACTTCGGCAAGACGGTCGTCCAGGTAGCGGAGGACGCCGCATGA
- a CDS encoding SDR family NAD(P)-dependent oxidoreductase, whose protein sequence is MRLFDLSGKTALITGSTKGIGKAIAVAMAEAGARVVVSSRKADACERVAGEIRAAGGTAVPIPANVSNDDEIDALVEKTTAELGAPDILVCNAAVNPYYGPFLDTPDDAFEKTIRVNVRSNMRLCKLCVPAMQAKKDGAIVVVSSIAAFKGSDYLGIYALTKAADAQLVRNLAVTYGKDNIRANGIAPALVKTDFARALWEDPARAQKVAESYAMQRLGEPDDIAGAAVFFASPAGAWTTGQILLVDGGRSVMD, encoded by the coding sequence ATGAGGCTGTTCGACCTCTCGGGCAAGACCGCCCTGATCACGGGGTCCACCAAGGGGATCGGCAAGGCGATCGCGGTGGCGATGGCCGAGGCGGGCGCCAGGGTCGTCGTCTCCAGCCGCAAGGCGGACGCTTGCGAGCGGGTGGCGGGCGAGATCCGCGCCGCCGGCGGCACCGCGGTGCCGATTCCGGCCAACGTCTCCAACGACGACGAGATCGACGCGCTGGTGGAGAAGACCACCGCGGAGCTGGGCGCGCCGGACATCCTCGTGTGCAACGCGGCGGTGAACCCCTACTACGGCCCCTTCCTCGACACCCCCGACGACGCGTTCGAGAAGACGATTCGCGTCAACGTCCGCTCCAACATGCGGCTGTGCAAGCTGTGCGTACCGGCGATGCAGGCGAAGAAGGACGGGGCGATCGTCGTCGTCTCGTCGATCGCCGCGTTCAAGGGCTCGGACTATCTCGGCATCTATGCGCTGACGAAGGCGGCCGACGCGCAGCTGGTGCGCAACCTCGCCGTCACCTACGGCAAGGACAACATCCGCGCCAACGGCATCGCACCGGCGCTGGTGAAGACCGACTTCGCGCGGGCGCTCTGGGAAGACCCGGCGCGGGCGCAGAAGGTGGCCGAGAGCTATGCGATGCAGCGACTGGGCGAGCCGGACGACATCGCGGGCGCGGCGGTCTTCTTCGCCTCTCCGGCCGGCGCGTGGACCACGGGCCAGATTCTGCTCGTCGACGGTGGCCGCTCGGTGATGGACTGA
- a CDS encoding L-idonate 5-dehydrogenase: METRVCRLYGRNDIRIETESVAAPGAGGALVAIAAGGICGSDLHYFQDGGFGPVRVREPIILGHEASGVVVDVGPGVTGLAAGDRVAINPSRPCGRCAYCAEGMPTHCLAMRFSGSAMRLPHEQGLFRDRIVVDAAQCVPVAGDVTMKEAACSEPLAVCLHARNQAGDVAGKRVLVTGAGPIGVLCAAVALEGGAAEVVVTDLQDVPLAAAAGMGATRTVNVARDAAAMEAYAADKGYFDTAFECSAAAPAIRTAIASVRPRGTIVQVGVTGDLPVPINLLVSKEIRYQGTQRFHAEFAQAVVMISSRRIDLTPMISPSVPLEEATAAFAKAGDRTQAVKVHLTFAA, from the coding sequence ATGGAAACGCGCGTGTGCCGGCTCTACGGGCGGAACGACATCCGCATCGAGACCGAGAGCGTCGCCGCACCCGGCGCCGGCGGGGCGCTGGTGGCGATCGCCGCCGGCGGCATCTGCGGCTCGGACCTGCACTACTTCCAGGACGGCGGCTTCGGGCCGGTCCGGGTGCGCGAGCCGATCATCCTCGGCCACGAGGCGTCGGGCGTCGTCGTCGACGTCGGCCCCGGTGTTACGGGGCTCGCCGCCGGTGACCGGGTCGCCATCAACCCCAGCCGGCCCTGCGGCCGCTGCGCCTACTGCGCCGAGGGGATGCCGACGCACTGCCTCGCCATGCGCTTCAGCGGCTCGGCGATGCGTTTGCCGCACGAGCAAGGCCTCTTTCGCGACCGCATCGTGGTGGACGCCGCGCAGTGCGTCCCGGTGGCCGGCGACGTGACCATGAAAGAAGCGGCCTGCTCCGAGCCGCTCGCCGTCTGTCTGCACGCCCGCAACCAGGCCGGCGACGTCGCCGGCAAGCGCGTGCTGGTGACCGGCGCCGGGCCGATCGGCGTCCTGTGCGCTGCGGTGGCGCTGGAAGGCGGCGCGGCCGAGGTCGTCGTCACCGACCTTCAGGACGTGCCGCTCGCCGCCGCCGCCGGGATGGGCGCGACGCGTACCGTCAACGTCGCGCGCGACGCCGCCGCGATGGAGGCCTACGCCGCCGACAAGGGGTACTTCGACACCGCGTTCGAGTGCTCGGCCGCCGCGCCCGCGATTCGCACCGCCATCGCCTCGGTCCGCCCGCGCGGGACCATCGTGCAGGTCGGCGTGACCGGCGATCTTCCGGTGCCGATCAACCTCCTTGTGAGCAAGGAAATCCGCTACCAGGGCACGCAGCGCTTCCACGCCGAGTTCGCCCAGGCGGTGGTGATGATCTCCTCCCGCCGGATCGACCTGACGCCGATGATCTCCCCCAGCGTTCCGCTGGAGGAGGCCACCGCCGCCTTCGCCAAGGCCGGCGACCGCACGCAGGCGGTCAAGGTGCACCTCACCTTCGCGGCCTGA
- a CDS encoding alpha/beta fold hydrolase, translating into MQTWLLIHGAWHGSWCWETVRHLLEAEGDTVWTPTLTGLGDRAGLMSTEITLRSWVDEVERFMIENAVAEAVVVGHSFAGSVVSGLAEAAPGRIDRLIYLDAMLLEGGETVFGSIDPKIVAERRAKSEAFSGGLSMPPPPAAAFGIRDPEAAAYLEARLTPHPYSTYVSPLALERPPGDGFACTYVACTDPPYGPLSGSRERARAYGWDYREMATGHDMMLTDPAGTVRLLKEIAGR; encoded by the coding sequence ATGCAGACTTGGCTCCTCATACACGGTGCGTGGCACGGTAGCTGGTGCTGGGAAACGGTGCGCCACCTGCTGGAGGCCGAGGGCGACACCGTCTGGACCCCGACGTTGACGGGGCTGGGCGACCGGGCCGGGCTGATGTCGACCGAGATCACGCTTCGGTCGTGGGTCGACGAGGTGGAGCGGTTCATGATCGAGAACGCCGTCGCCGAGGCGGTCGTGGTGGGTCACAGCTTCGCCGGGTCGGTGGTGTCCGGGCTGGCGGAGGCCGCGCCGGGCCGGATCGACCGGCTGATCTACCTCGACGCGATGCTGCTGGAGGGGGGAGAGACGGTGTTCGGCTCGATCGACCCGAAAATCGTCGCCGAGCGGCGCGCCAAGTCGGAGGCGTTCAGCGGCGGACTGTCGATGCCGCCGCCGCCGGCCGCCGCCTTCGGCATCCGCGATCCGGAAGCGGCCGCCTATCTGGAGGCGCGGCTGACCCCGCACCCCTATTCCACCTACGTGTCGCCGCTGGCGCTGGAGCGACCGCCCGGCGACGGCTTCGCCTGCACCTACGTCGCCTGCACCGATCCGCCGTACGGCCCCCTCTCCGGATCGCGCGAGCGGGCCCGCGCCTACGGCTGGGACTATCGCGAGATGGCGACCGGGCACGACATGATGTTGACGGACCCGGCCGGTACGGTGCGTCTGCTGAAGGAGATCGCCGGGCGATGA
- a CDS encoding P1 family peptidase — protein MPHDPGPAPVIAPGPRNLITDVDGITVGHAGSTAVRSGTTVLLTDTRAVAAADVRGGAPGTRETDLLDPSCLVDTIDAVVLSGGSSYGLDAASGAVAWLGARDRGFRLGATPRVSPIVPGAVLFDLANGGDKAWGEIPPYRAWGIEACENAAADFALGNVGAGMGALVGDLKGGLGSASAIFGEMQVGAMVAVNAFGSAVAPGTTTLWAAPYELADELGHQDALPANGAAAQSPFAGCRPGVEGTAAGANTTLGILATNLVLTASEARRIAIMAQDGLARALRPIHSHVDGDTIFVVSTGKVAIPETDRLVTLLRLGAMAADTVTRAAARGVYAADDLGGVPGYRTRRAAG, from the coding sequence ATGCCGCACGATCCGGGACCCGCGCCCGTGATCGCCCCCGGCCCCCGCAACCTGATCACCGACGTCGACGGTATCACCGTCGGCCACGCCGGCAGCACCGCGGTCCGCAGCGGCACCACCGTACTCCTGACCGACACGCGCGCCGTCGCGGCGGCGGACGTGCGCGGCGGCGCCCCCGGCACCCGCGAAACCGACCTTCTCGATCCCTCCTGCCTCGTCGACACCATCGACGCCGTCGTCCTCAGCGGCGGCTCGTCCTACGGGCTCGACGCGGCGTCGGGTGCCGTGGCGTGGCTCGGCGCGCGGGACCGCGGCTTCCGCCTGGGCGCGACGCCGCGCGTGTCGCCCATCGTGCCGGGCGCGGTGCTGTTCGATCTCGCCAACGGCGGCGACAAGGCGTGGGGGGAAATCCCGCCCTATCGCGCCTGGGGTATCGAAGCGTGCGAGAACGCGGCGGCGGACTTCGCACTCGGCAACGTCGGCGCCGGCATGGGCGCGCTGGTGGGCGACCTCAAAGGCGGCCTCGGCTCGGCGAGCGCGATCTTCGGCGAGATGCAGGTCGGCGCGATGGTGGCGGTGAACGCCTTCGGCTCGGCCGTCGCGCCCGGCACCACCACATTGTGGGCCGCACCCTACGAGCTGGCGGACGAACTGGGCCATCAGGACGCGCTGCCGGCGAACGGTGCCGCCGCGCAGAGCCCGTTCGCCGGTTGCCGGCCGGGCGTCGAGGGGACGGCGGCCGGCGCCAACACCACGCTCGGCATCCTCGCCACCAATCTCGTCCTCACCGCGTCGGAGGCACGGCGCATCGCCATCATGGCCCAGGACGGCCTCGCCCGTGCGCTGCGTCCGATCCACTCCCACGTCGACGGGGACACGATCTTCGTCGTCTCCACCGGGAAGGTCGCGATCCCGGAGACGGATCGCCTGGTCACGCTGCTGCGCCTGGGCGCAATGGCGGCCGATACGGTGACGCGCGCGGCCGCGCGCGGCGTATATGCGGCGGACGACCTCGGCGGAGTGCCCGGTTACCGCACGCGCCGCGCCGCCGGCTGA
- a CDS encoding serine hydrolase: protein MSLTRRHLMAALPRVAAVAGTASRLRFAPRGFALAAAPAGAASARTEAENGMETLGDRIDHAHTSGVLADVHAILVRRGARTVARYFSGADNAWGRDLGTVTFGPQVLHDLRSITKSVVSLLYAVALERGEVPPPDAPLLAQFPAYADLAAEPPRAAWTVAHALDMTMGTHWNEDLPYSDPNNSEIAMERAPDRFRFVLDRPLAAAPGTEWRYNGGATALIGHLIERGMEMDLPSAARRHLFDPLGIETTEWVRGADGTASAASGLRMTAPDLAKIGRLVLDGGVWDGRRVVPADWIASLATPAAHTPFGLGYARQWYTSEQPVDGGAAVAPMLSGMGNGGQRLFVLPGLDLVAVLFCGRYDQPDQWLNPVIVLQRLILADV, encoded by the coding sequence GTGTCGCTGACGCGGCGGCACCTGATGGCGGCGCTGCCGCGTGTCGCCGCCGTCGCGGGCACGGCGTCCCGCCTGCGCTTCGCACCGCGCGGCTTCGCCCTGGCGGCGGCGCCCGCCGGCGCGGCGTCGGCACGAACGGAAGCGGAGAACGGCATGGAGACGCTCGGGGACCGGATCGACCACGCCCACACCTCCGGTGTTCTGGCGGATGTGCACGCCATCCTGGTGCGGCGCGGCGCGCGGACGGTGGCGCGCTACTTCAGCGGGGCGGACAACGCCTGGGGCCGCGATCTCGGCACGGTGACGTTCGGCCCGCAGGTCCTGCACGACCTGCGCTCGATCACCAAGAGCGTCGTGTCGCTGCTCTATGCGGTCGCGCTGGAGCGGGGCGAGGTGCCGCCGCCGGACGCCCCGCTGCTGGCGCAGTTCCCCGCCTATGCCGACCTCGCCGCCGAGCCGCCGCGCGCGGCCTGGACCGTCGCCCACGCACTCGACATGACGATGGGCACGCACTGGAACGAGGATCTTCCATATTCCGACCCGAACAACAGCGAAATCGCGATGGAGCGGGCGCCGGACCGGTTTCGCTTCGTCCTCGACCGACCGCTCGCCGCAGCTCCGGGGACCGAGTGGCGCTACAACGGCGGTGCCACGGCGCTGATCGGCCACCTGATCGAGCGCGGCATGGAGATGGACCTGCCGAGCGCGGCGCGGCGGCACCTGTTCGACCCGTTGGGGATCGAGACCACCGAATGGGTCCGCGGGGCGGACGGAACGGCGTCGGCTGCATCGGGCCTGCGGATGACGGCGCCGGACCTGGCGAAGATCGGCCGACTGGTGCTGGACGGCGGCGTGTGGGACGGTCGCCGGGTGGTGCCGGCCGACTGGATCGCCTCGCTGGCGACCCCGGCGGCACACACCCCGTTCGGCCTCGGCTACGCGCGGCAGTGGTACACCTCCGAGCAGCCGGTCGACGGCGGCGCCGCGGTCGCGCCCATGCTCTCCGGCATGGGCAACGGCGGCCAGCGTCTCTTCGTGTTGCCCGGCCTGGACCTGGTGGCGGTGCTGTTCTGCGGCCGCTACGACCAGCCCGACCAATGGCTGAACCCGGTGATCGTCCTCCAACGCCTGATCCTGGCGGACGTTTAG